A region of the Synechococcus sp. PCC 7502 genome:
CGCTCAAAATTTGACCTAACTAACTTTATTTCTAAATAAGCTGTGGCAACCTTACAACAACAAAAAATTCGGATTCGCTTAAAGGCATTCGATCACAAACTTCTTGATGCATCCTGCGAAAAAATCGTAGATACTGCTAATCGTACTAATGCAACTGCGATCGGTCCAATTCCTATGCCCACCAAACGACGGATTTATTGCCTTTTGCGATCGCCCCACGTTGATAAGGACTCCCGTGAACACTTTGAAACTCGGACTCATAGCCGTATTATTGATATTTACCAGCCTTCAGCTAAAACCATTGATGCCCTGATGAAGCTAGACCTTGCCTCTGGTGTGGATATTGAAGTTAAATTGTAGAGTTAGTTAAACTTTGGTTACACTTTGCCTCAAAATAATGAAGTAGTAATCAAAGTTAGGCATGAAAATATTATTTGCAGCAACAGAAGCGGCACCCATTGCTAAAGTTGGCGGTATGGCAGATGTGGTAGGTGCACTCCCCGCCGTGTTACGAAAAATGGGACATGATGTACGGATCATAATGCCCTACTACGGCACCCTACCTGATAAGCTACCTGAAACTCCGCAATGGATTTGGAAAGGTTATGCGATGTTCCAAACCTTTGATGTGTATGAAACTGTTCTTCCTGGTACCAATGTTCCGCTTTATTTGGTAGGTCATGGCTCGTTTTTGCCATCTCGAATTTACTACGGCGATGATG
Encoded here:
- the rpsJ gene encoding 30S ribosomal protein S10, with protein sequence MATLQQQKIRIRLKAFDHKLLDASCEKIVDTANRTNATAIGPIPMPTKRRIYCLLRSPHVDKDSREHFETRTHSRIIDIYQPSAKTIDALMKLDLASGVDIEVKL